One Microbacterium sp. No. 7 genomic window carries:
- a CDS encoding GlcG/HbpS family heme-binding protein: MSVNLEDARRVIAAAEKRADEIGQPMNIAVVDAGGNLVAHVRQDGAWIGSVNISINKAWTSKAFDIQTKDLGDNAQPNQQFYGIHATNGGKVAIFAGGVPLSRDGKVVGAVGVSGGSGEQDQTVAEAGAAAF; the protein is encoded by the coding sequence ATGTCCGTGAACCTCGAAGACGCCCGCCGCGTCATCGCCGCCGCCGAGAAGCGGGCCGACGAGATCGGCCAGCCCATGAACATCGCCGTCGTGGACGCCGGCGGCAACCTCGTCGCCCACGTCCGCCAGGACGGCGCGTGGATCGGCAGCGTCAACATCTCGATCAACAAGGCGTGGACGTCCAAGGCCTTCGACATCCAGACCAAGGACCTCGGCGACAACGCGCAGCCGAACCAGCAGTTCTACGGCATCCACGCCACCAACGGCGGCAAGGTCGCGATCTTCGCCGGCGGCGTGCCCCTGTCGCGCGACGGCAAGGTCGTGGGCGCGGTCGGCGTCAGCGGCGGCTCGGGCGAGCAGGACCAGACCGTCGCCGAGGCCGGCGCCGCAGCCTTCTGA
- the fdhA gene encoding formaldehyde dehydrogenase, glutathione-independent has translation MSGNRAVAYKGPGEVEVIDTDYPTFELKDGPGVNPANVGRKVPHGAILRTVSTNICGSDQHMVRGRTTAPAGLVLGHEITGEVVEVGPDVEFIKVGDIVSVPFNIACGRCRNCKEGKTGICLNVNPDRPGSAYGYVDMGGWVGGQAEYVLVPYADWNLLKFPDRDQALEKILDLTMLSDIFPTGFHGAVTAGVGPGSTVYIAGAGPVGLAAAVGAQLLGAAAVIVGDLNEDRLARARSFGCETVDVSKGDPKDQIEQILGVPEVDAGVDAVGFEARGHGSDAGHEAPATVLNSLMDLTAAGGALGIPGLYVTGDPGGIDEAAKVGSLSLRLGLGWAKSLSFTTGQCPVMRYNRQLMMAILHDKVHIADAVGATPISLEDAPQGYAEFDLGAAKKYVLNPNGYIKAA, from the coding sequence ATGTCAGGCAACAGAGCTGTCGCGTACAAGGGACCGGGCGAGGTCGAGGTTATCGACACCGACTACCCCACCTTCGAGCTCAAGGACGGCCCCGGCGTGAACCCGGCGAACGTGGGCCGCAAGGTGCCGCACGGCGCGATCCTGCGGACGGTGTCCACGAACATCTGCGGGTCGGATCAGCACATGGTGCGCGGGCGCACGACCGCACCGGCCGGACTTGTGCTGGGGCACGAGATCACCGGCGAGGTCGTCGAGGTCGGCCCCGACGTGGAGTTCATCAAGGTGGGCGACATCGTGTCGGTGCCGTTCAACATCGCGTGCGGCCGCTGCCGCAACTGCAAGGAGGGAAAGACGGGCATCTGCCTGAACGTCAACCCCGACCGGCCGGGCAGCGCCTACGGGTACGTCGACATGGGCGGCTGGGTCGGCGGCCAGGCGGAGTACGTGCTGGTGCCGTACGCCGACTGGAACCTCCTGAAGTTCCCCGACCGCGACCAAGCGCTCGAGAAGATCCTCGACCTGACGATGCTCTCCGACATCTTCCCCACGGGCTTCCACGGCGCCGTGACCGCGGGGGTCGGCCCGGGCTCGACGGTCTACATCGCCGGCGCGGGCCCGGTGGGCCTGGCCGCCGCCGTCGGCGCGCAGTTGCTGGGCGCCGCCGCGGTCATCGTGGGCGACCTCAACGAGGACCGCCTCGCCCGCGCCCGCTCGTTCGGCTGCGAGACCGTCGACGTGTCGAAGGGCGACCCGAAGGATCAGATCGAGCAGATCCTCGGCGTACCCGAGGTCGACGCCGGCGTGGACGCGGTGGGCTTCGAGGCACGCGGTCACGGCTCCGACGCCGGCCACGAAGCGCCCGCGACGGTGCTGAACTCCCTCATGGATCTCACCGCCGCCGGCGGGGCGCTCGGCATCCCGGGCCTGTACGTCACGGGCGACCCGGGCGGCATCGACGAGGCCGCGAAGGTCGGTTCGCTGTCGCTGCGCCTGGGTCTCGGCTGGGCGAAGTCGCTGTCGTTCACGACCGGTCAATGCCCGGTGATGCGCTACAACCGGCAGCTCATGATGGCGATCCTGCACGACAAGGTGCACATCGCCGACGCCGTCGGCGCCACCCCCATCTCGCTCGAGGACGCCCCGCAGGGGTACGCCGAGTTCGACCTCGGCGCCGCCAAGAAGTACGTCCTCAACCCCAACGGCTACATCAAGGCCGCCTGA